Proteins encoded by one window of Methyloterricola oryzae:
- a CDS encoding helix-turn-helix domain-containing protein gives MSSLNQNVIRHKIGLLNLATELGNVSKACKVMGVSRDTFYRYQNAVA, from the coding sequence ATGAGTAGTCTCAATCAGAATGTCATCCGTCACAAGATCGGTCTGCTGAACCTGGCAACCGAACTCGGCAACGTGTCCAAGGCCTGCAAGGTGATGGGGGTGTCGCGAGACACCTTCTATCGCTACCAGAATGCGGTGGC
- a CDS encoding class I SAM-dependent methyltransferase, which produces MSTSYDQIPYPSLPFPQTHPDRLATLAALFGMKPPPVAGCRVLEIGCASGGNLIPLAEQIPGVECVGVDLSDRQIAEGKRIVDSLGYQSIRLVAGSVEDIDASLGAFDYILCHGVYSWVPGSVQEAILRVCRERMQPEGITYISYNTLPGWRMRSMIRDLMRHHALAFPSPQQQVAQARAILDFLARAVPAENSAYGTLLQQELAGLSEVPDAYIFHEHLEEVNEPVYFREFVERATRNGLKFLAEADFASMLASRFPPEVAETVCRIAPDIIGREQLMDFVCNRTFRQSLLIHSHRPVDRTVTNQRIDGLWLACPLQIPATEPDLAGRSAESFLLGGGACLTASHPLTKATLHELAAHWPRPLPFGELVRKAQARLGSTGDADTAAVELLRADLMRAYSAGLLTLHSSAPPVQSRPDARPKASPLALLQAAEGRPVTSLLHQQVRLDDAARTLLSWLDGATSRERLAARFQEHFSAADPAAFDGMLAEMARVGLLTANRPVKQSLSPG; this is translated from the coding sequence ATGTCCACCAGCTACGACCAGATTCCCTATCCCAGCCTGCCTTTCCCGCAAACCCACCCGGACCGACTGGCGACCCTGGCGGCTTTGTTCGGAATGAAGCCGCCGCCCGTGGCCGGTTGCCGGGTGCTGGAAATCGGATGCGCCTCGGGCGGCAACCTGATCCCACTCGCCGAGCAGATTCCCGGCGTTGAATGCGTCGGCGTGGATCTGTCCGACCGGCAGATCGCCGAAGGGAAGCGCATCGTCGATAGTCTCGGATACCAGAGCATTCGCCTGGTGGCGGGCAGCGTCGAGGACATCGACGCCAGCTTAGGCGCGTTTGATTACATCCTGTGTCACGGCGTCTATTCCTGGGTGCCAGGAAGCGTTCAGGAGGCCATCCTGCGCGTGTGCCGGGAGCGAATGCAGCCTGAGGGCATCACCTACATCAGCTACAACACTCTGCCCGGCTGGCGCATGCGCAGCATGATCCGAGACCTGATGCGCCACCATGCCCTCGCATTTCCCTCGCCTCAGCAGCAAGTGGCCCAGGCACGGGCGATCCTAGATTTTCTGGCGCGCGCCGTGCCCGCGGAAAACTCCGCCTACGGCACCTTGCTGCAGCAGGAATTGGCAGGGCTTTCGGAAGTGCCGGACGCCTACATCTTTCACGAGCATCTGGAAGAGGTGAACGAGCCGGTTTATTTCCGCGAGTTCGTGGAACGTGCCACCCGCAATGGCCTGAAGTTTCTGGCGGAGGCGGATTTTGCCTCCATGCTCGCCAGCCGCTTCCCGCCCGAGGTCGCCGAAACGGTCTGCCGCATCGCGCCGGACATTATCGGCCGCGAGCAGTTGATGGACTTCGTCTGCAACCGGACCTTCCGCCAATCCCTGCTGATCCATAGCCATAGGCCCGTGGACCGGACTGTGACCAATCAGCGCATCGATGGGCTGTGGCTGGCTTGCCCCCTGCAAATTCCGGCCACTGAACCCGATCTCGCCGGACGCTCCGCGGAATCGTTCCTGTTAGGCGGCGGCGCATGCTTGACGGCAAGCCACCCGCTGACCAAGGCCACCCTACATGAACTGGCGGCGCACTGGCCACGCCCGCTTCCTTTCGGGGAACTCGTCAGGAAGGCCCAGGCTCGCTTGGGGAGCACGGGCGACGCGGACACCGCCGCCGTGGAATTGCTGCGCGCCGACCTCATGCGTGCCTATAGCGCCGGACTGTTAACCCTGCACAGTTCGGCGCCGCCCGTGCAATCCCGGCCCGATGCGCGGCCCAAGGCCAGCCCGCTGGCGCTGTTGCAAGCCGCGGAAGGGAGGCCGGTGACATCCCTACTGCATCAGCAGGTCAGGCTCGATGATGCCGCCCGAACCCTGTTGAGCTGGCTGGACGGCGCAACGTCCCGGGAGCGTCTTGCGGCCCGCTTTCAGGAGCATTTTTCCGCCGCGGACCCGGCCGCTTTCGATGGCATGCTGGCAGAAATGGCCCGGGTCGGATTGTTGACCGCTAACCGTCCGGTAAAGCAAAGTCTTTCGCCTGGATGA
- a CDS encoding AraC family transcriptional regulator yields the protein MDALTTLVDGLSLRAKLTYWGGVCGDWLMDHNSDTEVWFHLLSKGAGWIHSPTWNPPLRMEAGDLVLFLPHAPRHVMSYSPIHIPTDFSNVRATSFNEGETGFVCGSIELGMPNASLWTALPAEVIIRKDQAGAILSWLLQLIIRETVDPRLGSNSIIERLCDSIFVLVLRHCIEEGLVERGVFLAMQDPKLEAVLTQIHREPWKPWTLDMLCELSGLSRTAFSARFTEVVRCPAIEYLANWRMQVASGWLKDANLTVAHVADRCGYQSAAAFSRAFKRSFGLSPGKFRRNGHAQEAG from the coding sequence ATGGATGCATTGACGACTCTCGTTGACGGATTGAGTCTTCGGGCAAAATTGACGTACTGGGGCGGCGTCTGCGGCGATTGGCTGATGGACCATAACTCAGACACGGAGGTCTGGTTTCATCTCTTGAGCAAGGGTGCAGGCTGGATACATTCGCCGACGTGGAATCCGCCCCTGCGCATGGAGGCGGGTGACCTGGTCCTGTTCCTGCCTCATGCCCCGCGCCACGTGATGTCCTACAGTCCGATCCATATTCCGACGGACTTCAGCAATGTGCGGGCAACGAGCTTCAACGAAGGCGAGACCGGCTTCGTCTGCGGCTCCATCGAACTGGGGATGCCCAACGCGAGCCTTTGGACGGCATTGCCGGCGGAAGTCATCATCCGCAAGGATCAGGCGGGCGCAATCCTTTCCTGGCTGCTGCAACTCATCATCCGCGAGACGGTGGACCCACGCCTGGGCAGCAATTCCATCATCGAGCGCCTGTGCGACAGCATCTTCGTTCTGGTGCTGCGCCACTGCATAGAGGAGGGACTGGTCGAACGGGGCGTGTTCCTGGCCATGCAGGATCCCAAACTGGAGGCGGTGCTGACCCAGATCCACCGGGAACCCTGGAAGCCCTGGACTCTAGACATGCTGTGCGAGCTTTCGGGGCTGTCCAGGACCGCCTTTTCCGCTCGCTTTACGGAAGTCGTCCGCTGCCCAGCCATCGAATACCTGGCGAACTGGCGGATGCAGGTGGCATCCGGCTGGCTGAAAGACGCCAATCTGACGGTTGCACACGTGGCGGACCGCTGCGGTTACCAGTCGGCGGCCGCATTCAGCCGGGCCTTCAAGCGCAGCTTCGGACTTTCCCCCGGCAAATTCCGGCGCAACGGCCATGCACAGGAAGCCGGCTGA
- a CDS encoding FG-GAP-like repeat-containing protein, with protein MPKQFWLNPLAQAIAIALPAAGLMPADARADLTQTRTSAVLTASVNRTSTVDRNNVLQQGTPSSKLGVMQLPPFSSKLGVLTGVQLQLNDPKLQGSERLQTKWATQLDTNISVVSHTSPQVKLTPPSGLSSLKTGDTNGDGLVLCNVVSQPTCPRTEALIQHFGDPNIGSISDAAGLDPYVGESGTVTAALGIALQDLAITYPSPVGSLASATYSEQATLTGPLAITYSYLNHSDPFLSDKHKSDSLSFGTVLQGDNATRSWSIVNRGAAPNVGLDMTGIAIAGTDPLKFDLGLGTSPLRGLDSGLRSSYVATLDTAQPGSAQASFHLQLSDSEHGAAASRFTHQLNLSLSGTVAVRAPDFLTGEFGTGFQPASPIMADLDRDGKLDLVVLDRAREAIKVFNGRADGLFENRPRSEVGFTTGQNPVAMAVGDVDNDGRPDAVVANFNDDTVSLFHGDGKAGFAPATTLAAGSGPIAVALNDLNRDGKLDLVIADSRSNQVQVSLGTGGGKFAPAQSFAAGASPYGLTVGDIDRDGKPDVAVTNPPTGRVNLLLGKGDGTLKSRKSYPVGSNPLSLVVTDVGGDGFPDLVVSNHGGNLSLLAGVGGRGVFEAATAITLPAGSGPGSIDAADLNKDGHPDLVVSNLGSNSLSVLTNLGQGRFGDPLSFPVGAQPLGIAVADIDADGRDDITVANAGTESVSLLLNTTVVAPSGRFVAAPGSPLRTGTYPWSVAVADFNRDGKPDLAATDETQSAVSVYLGTGGGRFKDAQPFATGPGPWWLATGDFNGDGRMDLATANPFGKNVSVLLGTGDGQFQAAQSFPVGGVLTAIEVNDFNGDGKADLAVTDGGEVNKPGRVAVLLGAGDGTFPSIQGYQIGVQPKSLAAGDLDNDGKPDLAVVNTSSSSVSILKGTGNGQFALPRSLATGTRPSSIALGDVNADGKSDLLVATEAPSLSVWLGSGDGNFQTFQVFSPPDISGTVARYVKLGEFNGDGKPDIALIQYGHSVILTGTGDGHFVPTPLSGTGIEPHYGALGDLDADGRTDLVTSDLGSGIPFAPSSLKVLLNRAP; from the coding sequence ATGCCCAAGCAATTCTGGCTAAATCCCTTAGCGCAGGCTATTGCCATCGCGCTTCCCGCCGCCGGTCTCATGCCGGCCGATGCCCGCGCCGATCTGACCCAGACGCGCACATCCGCGGTATTGACCGCCTCGGTCAACCGGACTTCCACCGTCGACCGTAACAATGTGCTCCAGCAGGGCACGCCTTCCAGCAAATTGGGCGTCATGCAGTTGCCGCCGTTTTCATCCAAGTTGGGCGTGTTGACCGGCGTGCAGCTGCAGTTGAACGACCCCAAACTTCAAGGAAGCGAAAGATTACAAACAAAGTGGGCGACTCAGCTGGATACCAACATATCCGTGGTGAGCCATACGAGTCCACAAGTGAAACTGACCCCGCCATCGGGCTTGAGCTCGCTTAAAACAGGCGACACAAACGGGGATGGTCTTGTTTTATGTAATGTCGTGAGTCAGCCTACGTGTCCGCGGACCGAGGCCCTGATCCAGCATTTTGGAGACCCGAATATTGGGAGCATTAGCGATGCGGCTGGCTTGGACCCGTATGTGGGCGAATCCGGCACGGTCACCGCGGCCCTGGGAATCGCCCTTCAAGACCTGGCAATTACCTATCCGTCACCAGTCGGGAGCCTGGCATCCGCGACATATTCGGAGCAGGCCACACTAACCGGCCCGCTCGCGATCACCTACAGCTACCTCAATCATTCCGACCCGTTTTTATCCGACAAGCATAAGTCCGATAGCCTCTCATTCGGAACGGTCTTGCAGGGCGACAACGCGACGCGCAGCTGGAGCATTGTAAACAGGGGAGCGGCGCCCAATGTCGGTCTGGACATGACCGGTATCGCCATTGCCGGTACCGACCCGCTGAAATTCGATCTGGGGCTGGGAACGTCCCCGTTGCGTGGCCTCGACTCGGGACTGCGATCCAGCTACGTTGCGACACTTGACACCGCTCAGCCGGGAAGTGCACAGGCCAGTTTCCATTTGCAGCTTTCCGATTCGGAGCACGGCGCCGCGGCCAGCCGATTCACCCATCAATTGAACCTGTCCCTCAGCGGCACGGTGGCGGTGCGCGCGCCCGATTTTCTGACCGGCGAGTTCGGCACCGGCTTCCAGCCCGCATCACCCATCATGGCCGACCTCGACCGCGACGGCAAACTGGACCTGGTCGTGTTGGACCGCGCCCGCGAGGCCATCAAAGTCTTCAATGGCCGAGCTGACGGTCTATTCGAAAATAGGCCGAGATCCGAAGTTGGGTTTACCACAGGCCAAAACCCGGTTGCCATGGCGGTCGGCGACGTCGATAACGACGGCCGCCCCGACGCCGTCGTCGCCAACTTCAATGACGACACCGTCAGCCTGTTTCACGGCGATGGCAAGGCCGGGTTTGCCCCTGCGACCACCTTGGCGGCGGGCAGCGGCCCCATCGCAGTCGCGCTGAACGATCTAAACCGGGACGGCAAGCTGGACTTGGTGATAGCCGATTCGCGCAGCAACCAGGTGCAGGTATCGCTGGGCACCGGCGGCGGCAAATTCGCCCCCGCGCAAAGTTTTGCTGCGGGCGCGTCGCCCTATGGACTGACGGTGGGCGACATCGACCGTGACGGCAAGCCCGATGTGGCAGTGACCAATCCGCCTACCGGCCGGGTCAATCTCTTGCTGGGCAAAGGCGACGGCACGCTGAAGAGCCGCAAGAGCTACCCGGTGGGCAGCAATCCCTTGTCCCTGGTAGTGACAGATGTGGGCGGCGACGGATTTCCGGACCTGGTGGTTTCCAATCACGGAGGAAACCTCAGCCTGCTGGCGGGTGTCGGCGGCAGAGGTGTGTTCGAGGCGGCCACCGCGATCACGCTGCCCGCCGGTTCTGGCCCAGGCTCCATTGACGCCGCCGACCTGAATAAAGACGGGCACCCGGATCTGGTGGTCAGCAATCTTGGCAGCAACAGCCTCAGCGTGTTGACCAACCTGGGGCAAGGCCGTTTTGGCGATCCGTTGTCGTTTCCGGTGGGAGCGCAGCCATTGGGCATTGCCGTGGCCGACATCGATGCCGACGGCCGGGACGATATCACCGTGGCGAATGCCGGCACCGAAAGCGTGAGCTTGTTGCTCAACACCACCGTCGTCGCGCCATCGGGACGGTTTGTCGCCGCGCCGGGTTCGCCGCTCCGGACGGGGACATATCCATGGTCCGTGGCCGTCGCGGACTTCAATCGTGACGGGAAACCGGATCTCGCCGCGACGGATGAGACGCAGAGCGCGGTGTCGGTGTACCTGGGCACAGGCGGCGGACGCTTCAAGGATGCGCAACCGTTTGCTACCGGGCCAGGCCCTTGGTGGCTCGCCACCGGAGACTTCAACGGCGATGGCCGGATGGATCTGGCCACTGCCAATCCCTTTGGCAAAAACGTCAGTGTGTTACTGGGGACCGGTGACGGGCAGTTCCAGGCGGCGCAGAGCTTCCCTGTCGGCGGCGTCCTAACCGCCATTGAAGTCAACGACTTCAATGGCGACGGCAAGGCGGACCTGGCCGTCACCGACGGAGGCGAAGTGAACAAGCCGGGGAGGGTCGCCGTGCTTCTGGGTGCCGGGGATGGCACATTCCCGTCCATCCAAGGCTACCAAATCGGCGTCCAGCCGAAGTCGCTGGCAGCCGGAGACCTGGATAACGATGGCAAGCCCGACCTGGCGGTCGTCAATACTAGCAGCTCATCGGTCAGCATCCTGAAAGGCACCGGCAATGGCCAATTCGCCCTTCCTCGGAGCCTGGCCACCGGAACGCGACCAAGCTCGATTGCGCTAGGCGATGTCAATGCGGACGGCAAGAGCGACCTGCTGGTGGCGACGGAAGCGCCAAGCTTGAGCGTATGGCTCGGTTCAGGCGATGGAAATTTCCAGACCTTCCAGGTCTTTTCTCCGCCCGATATCAGCGGCACCGTAGCTCGATATGTGAAGCTTGGCGAGTTCAATGGCGACGGCAAGCCTGATATTGCATTGATTCAGTACGGTCACTCCGTCATCTTGACGGGAACAGGAGACGGACACTTCGTGCCCACTCCGTTGTCCGGGACCGGCATTGAGCCGCACTATGGTGCCCTCGGAGATCTCGACGCAGATGGCAGGACGGATCTCGTCACGAGTGACCTCGGTTCTGGAATTCCATTCGCCCCCTCAAGCTTGAAGGTATTGCTGAACCGGGCGCCTTGA